The DNA segment TCGCAAGCCCCTTATTTTTTTGACTTTTCACATTTCTGAAAGCCCGTGCATAGAGTGCGTAAAGTGCAACTGCTACCCCAAGAAGTGTTGACGACGTGCAGACACGGAGCCTCTTGTTTACTCGATGCCCATGCCAAGAAACTTACGGGCTTCGGCTGTGCAAACAAAGCTAGAAAACCCATGGTTGTAAGCTGTGAAAATTCCCCCATGATTGATTCCCGCGTCTCGTAGCCTCTCGCCCACCTTTTTTCCTTCTATTTCGCTTCCGCAGACGGTTTGCACGAGGATGTGATCCGGAAGGTTCTTAGAAAGCAGTTCGACGAAAGGAGCATCTGTTGCGCGCCAGCCGATCACCAAAAGTTTCCTTGTTTGAGGCAAACACTTTTTGAGCGTCTCTATGTGCTCGGGCGGACATTCAAAATCAAGTTTGTTCTCAACGGGAATTGCTATCGCGGGGAATAGAGCCTTACCGCTATATTTTCGTACAGTAAGTTGATGTTGATTTGTAAATTGGTCGGTAATAAGTCGGCCGACGATGATTTGAGGCGCTAAGCGTATTACTTCGGCTGGGATCTGATTATCTTGTAGCGTATGTATTTCCCTGAGAGGCGGAACGTCTCCAAGTACCCTACCCCAGTTTATCGAACCATGTATTTTGAAAACCTTGTAGTCGCTTGAATGAACGTAGTCCGACATAGATTCAATTGTGGTTTCAACAGTGGCAAGGGCGTCTTCAAGCATAGTGTCGTAATTGAATGTTACGAGTGAGACCGGCGTAGAATAGTTACGCAGCTGCCTAATCAGATACAGAAGCGCTTTGTAATTTGTCACTCCCTTGTGAATATTCTCCCACCGCTTTTGACACTCCCAAATCATTGCTTGGAGATAGTAGAGAACTGCAACGATCTCACGTTGTCCTTGACTGTGTTTTTTAGCGCCTGCTTGTAGATGTTCGAGCACACGTTCAACTGGGAGGTCCTGATTTCGGTGCCGCAGAAAAGTCACTATCGGCGAACAATCAGGGAATCGTTGCATCGCATTAGCAAAGTGTTCTCTGTCGTCGAAAAGCTGATCAGCTAGCGGAAGTCGTGCGTCACTCCCCGGCGTAGTTCCCGGAGGATAGGAAGCCGCTGAATCGTAAGATGCTCCAGCGCCGAATATTACGGTGAGCATGTGTTTAGCTCCATTTTACTTTGAGGACAGTTTATAGCACATAGGCTCCTAGCGAACACTGGCGGGGCTTGCTTCCTTACTATATCTTATCTTAGAGTGCGGGTATGACGAATGGGTAGATGCCGATGCAAAATTCAATTCGAGTCACGCCTATAAGCCCACAAGTTCGCTATCGATCGACCTTTTTTCCACCCAACTATAACCTTGTTAAACAGGATGTCGGAATTGCCCTGGCAACGAAGATAACGGAAGTGCTTCATCTGAGGTCCAGCACTCTCATATTTAATCAAAACAACATGAGTGCGCAGTACCTTTCATTTCGGTACGTATATCCGAATGAACCGATGCGTTATTTTGATGTATCTATTGGAATAGACCAGGCAGACCTCCTGTTTTTCAGTCCTGCGACAGCAGCCGAACTAAAGGAAGGAGTGCTTAAAATTTGGGAACCCCTTCTTGAAAAATCAAAGCCCAATATCACCGAGAATTATTTTGAAGCCACTTTCCATTCCGTTGCTGAAGATTCCGCTAACGTTAACAGTTTTCTAGATCAGTTCGTAAAGATCCAGACAGCTAGAACCGATTTTTATAAGGGATTTTCTCTAACGGTCAACCATCCTGAAGTGATGGGAGACGCGCGCCTGACGATTGAACGCTCGAATGCGAACCCAGCGGGGCTATATTTAGCGTTCGCGGCAGTTAGCAAAAATAAAGTAAAAGATATAAATTCATTAGCGTCTCTGATTGATAAAGCGATTTCCATTTATCGGGACATTCAGGGCTTAGCACAAATCGAAGTAGTGGAGCCAGAATAGTGGACGGACTACAAAGACCCTTAGATGACCATAACCGGCGAGCTTATCAATTCCCTACTGCAACCGGCACAACTAATGTCGGTTCAATAGGCTTTCTCGGTTTACGAGCGTTAGGTGGTGTTTCGGGGTTGGTTTTTGATGCACCAGTGCAACCAAACTTGAATCGCGTCTTTAATCCCCCGGTTTCGCGAGCGGGCGGTTATAGAACGCGAGAGTTGGAGTGGCGTAAAAATAATGCAGAGGCTCTTCGAAGCTTTGCCGGGCAATGGGTAGCCCTCGAAGGAGAAGAAATCATCTCTCACGGTCCTGATCCTGTAGTAGTTGCCGCTGACGCCAGGGCACGAGGAATTAGGACACCCTACATCTTTTATGTAGAGTTTTTGGCTAAGGATGTGATTCGTATCGGAATCTAAAGGTGGAAACGGTTAACTACCAACACGTTTTTAACTACCGTCATCTCGAAGAACACACCTTCCCCATTCTCCAGTTGCGAGTTCTAAATCCACTCGACCTCGATCGGGGGATGGATACAGATGGCTATCTTGATTCCGGGTGCCAAGCCTCACTGTTTGAGGGTTCGATCGCCAGCATCATTGGTCTTGATCTCCTTGCCGGGGAACCGAAGTTATATGCGCCGTTAAGTGGCCCTGGTATTGAGGCAAGACTACATTCAATTCGTCTTTCACACCCAGACCTTGGCAACTTTGACCTGAAAGTAGGGTTTAGCTTGACGCGGATTCCGAGAAATCTACTAGGTCGGGATTTTTTTAACCTTATGCAGGTAGGATTCCGTGAGAGACGCTTAACATTCTATATGAATCGTACACCCTAGGAAGTGTCCGTCTTTAATATCTCGGATGATCTCGGCGGATTGGCGTGTTCCGAGGCTATGACTAAGACGATAAAATTTGAGACCGAATTGACTGGCAGTCGCACTCTGAACATACCCCCGGAGATTGCCGCAGCCTTGCCGTCGAAGGGTACGGCGACCGTAGTGGTCTTTGTGGAGATGGATCCCGAGGACACCGCATGGCGCAAGGCGGCCTATGAGCAGTTTCTGAGCAATGATTCAGAGCAAGACGCGGTCTATGACAAGTACCGTTAATCTCGGCATTCTACAGACTTTTTGCTCTATCCAAATCGTTGCTGGTACAGCAATGACAACTCCAATCAAACTCCTTGATGTTGTGGCGCTTACGGTAGACCTCCCTGAATACAAACTCTGGCGCGGCCAGGTGGGTACAGTGGTCGAAATTCTGGACGGCGGTAAGGCTTTCGAAGTCGAATTCAGCGATCGCGACGGACGCACGTACGAGTCCGTCGGCTTACGGCCCGACCAAATCATGGTGTTGCACTATGAGCCCCTGACCGCCCCGCCATCCTCAGCCCAGGAGCCAGCATAGATCAGTGACGAGGACTGACTGACCCTGTCTTCGGTGTGATTTCCAGGTCTTATCTGCTCGCTTCGGGGTTACTGTTGTTTCTTCGCGGAAGATAAATTTTTGGCGGCGTCACCCACGACATTGCTTTTCGTCGAGACAGGGAGCGGATAAAGGCCGAATTCTGCCGTGAGCGCTTCGGTTAACAGCTCTGACCTGAATAGTTGGACGAACTGTTTTTTCGCCCGGCTGAGGAAAACCCTGGGGTTTTGTTTCAGATCCGAAAAACGATCTCTCCTGCTGCGATTGCCTTCGCCATGCTTTGTGTCGACATAAACGGCGCCAGGAAAGGGCAGAGGGAGCAGTGACTTTCTCGCTCGCGAAGGACTTAGCGAAGGGAGGTCCGAATCATCAATGTCCTCTTTCTCAGGCAGATTCAAAAGATCGCGCCTGATGATGTGGCTCGTCCCGCACCAGTGGTGGAATCCGTGTTTTTTGAGATAGATGCGCCGCGCGCCGTCGCGATAGAAATAGCCGCTATCGAAAAACCATCCGTGAGCCTGAGGATTTCCCACGACGAATTCAGCGAGCCGGTTGCTGACACAATCGTCGGCATCGACTTGCATGACATGCGACGGTTCAAATTGGCGGGCAAGGAGGAATCCTCTGGCGCGCTTGCGGTATTTGTCCTGATTCAGAGACGGATGGTGATTGGAATCAGGGACGGGAAAATCGACGCCCTCGTAAGTGACTGACGGATGGCTGAACTCGATCAATGGCATTTCGTGACAAACCACGATGACTCTAAACGCCGGCGATGTTTGATTGCAGACCGATTTGAGACACCTCTCAAAGAGCAGGCTCACATAGTCCCACGACCTGGAAACGCGGCGGCTTTTCAGCGGTATGACGAAGACCAGCATCTTCGAGTTGGAGGGAATTGGCGTCCCCGACGGGATTCGAACCCGTGTTGCCGGCGTGAAAGGCCGGTGTCCTGGGCCAGGCTAGACGACGGGGACATGGTGGTGAGCCGTGCCGGATTCGAACCGGCGACCCTCTGCTTAAAAGGCAGATGCTCTACCGCCTGAGCTAACGGCTCGCGATTAATTGGAAACATCCATTCATAACGGGAATACCCCGGCAAGTCAACGAAATCGGCGCAAAAGGACTCTTGGCTAGTGCGTCATTTGGGAGAGATCCTTCACTTCGTTCAGGATGACATCTGAGTCTTTTTCTTTCTGTCATGCTGATTAATATGAAAGCGAAGCGAAGCATCTCTCTTTTCTGCTCAGGGCTGGCTCTGCCAAGATCTCGGTTGTTGGATTAGGTCCCCCGCGGGCTGTAATGACCGACCATGGTCAGTTCGCTTTCAGCCTTCGTTCGTCTGTTGCATGCCCATCATTAAGAATGGTAATGGAGAATCATGAGCAAGATGGATGAATTAAACCGCCAGCTCGAAGAAAATAATCTGCTCGGTTACTGGAACATCGTGCGTGGCCGGGGCGACGACTACGAGCCGAAATCTTCCTTCGAGCCCTGCGTGTGGAAATGGCAGGACGTTGCGCGCGGATTGGACAAGGCCGGTGAGACTCTGGACCTGGAAGATTCTTTCCGGCGCTTCATCGGCTTCTCCACGCCGGCGCTTAAAGGCAACACGACGCATACGCTCTTGCTCGGCGCGCAGCTCGTCAAGCCCGGAGAGATCGCCAAAGCGCATCACCACACGATGGGCGCGATCCGCTTCGTCATCCGCGGCGGCGGCGCCGAAACCACGATCAACGGCGAGCCGTTTCCGATGTATCCCGGCGACCTCGTCACGACGCCGAGCTGGACTTGGCACGATCACTATAACGGCTCCGAGGAGCCGATTATCTGGCTCGACGGCGCCGACGGCCCGTTCTTGAGATATCTCCAGCAGGGCTTCGGCGGGAGGTTCGAGAAGGATCAACAGCCTCACTCCCGCGCCGCGGATTCCTCTTCTTATGAATTGTCTCCCGTGCGTCCGAGCTGGATTCGCAGCGACTCTTTACAGCCGCCGCCCTATCGCTATCGCTGGGAGGATACCGAAAAGGCATTGAGCGCCCTCGGCGAAAAGCCGGGCGATCCCTGTGACGGAATTCTTCTGCGCTACGTGAATCCGGTGAATGGCGGCCCGACGTTGCCGACTCTTTCCTGCGAGATGCAGATGCTGCGCCCCGGCGAGGAGACCAAAGAGCACCGGCACACGAGCAGCGCGATCTATCACGTGTTCAGAGGCAAAGGCTTCACGATGATCGACGGAGAGCGGCGTGAGTGGGAGACCGGAGATTCCTTCACGGTGCCGCTCTGGCGCTGGCATTTCCACGGCAACAGCGGGCGCGAGCCGGCGCTCTTGTTCGGCATGAACGACAGGCCGATCCTCGACGCCTTCGGCTTCCATCGCGAAGAGGCGAGGTGATCGGTGGCGCAAGATAAAATAGACGCACTGGTTG comes from the Candidatus Binatia bacterium genome and includes:
- a CDS encoding cupin domain-containing protein, translated to MSKMDELNRQLEENNLLGYWNIVRGRGDDYEPKSSFEPCVWKWQDVARGLDKAGETLDLEDSFRRFIGFSTPALKGNTTHTLLLGAQLVKPGEIAKAHHHTMGAIRFVIRGGGAETTINGEPFPMYPGDLVTTPSWTWHDHYNGSEEPIIWLDGADGPFLRYLQQGFGGRFEKDQQPHSRAADSSSYELSPVRPSWIRSDSLQPPPYRYRWEDTEKALSALGEKPGDPCDGILLRYVNPVNGGPTLPTLSCEMQMLRPGEETKEHRHTSSAIYHVFRGKGFTMIDGERREWETGDSFTVPLWRWHFHGNSGREPALLFGMNDRPILDAFGFHREEAR
- a CDS encoding DUF4926 domain-containing protein; this encodes MTTPIKLLDVVALTVDLPEYKLWRGQVGTVVEILDGGKAFEVEFSDRDGRTYESVGLRPDQIMVLHYEPLTAPPSSAQEPA
- a CDS encoding glycosyltransferase family A protein, with product MLVFVIPLKSRRVSRSWDYVSLLFERCLKSVCNQTSPAFRVIVVCHEMPLIEFSHPSVTYEGVDFPVPDSNHHPSLNQDKYRKRARGFLLARQFEPSHVMQVDADDCVSNRLAEFVVGNPQAHGWFFDSGYFYRDGARRIYLKKHGFHHWCGTSHIIRRDLLNLPEKEDIDDSDLPSLSPSRARKSLLPLPFPGAVYVDTKHGEGNRSRRDRFSDLKQNPRVFLSRAKKQFVQLFRSELLTEALTAEFGLYPLPVSTKSNVVGDAAKNLSSAKKQQ
- a CDS encoding SIR2 family protein, translating into MLTVIFGAGASYDSAASYPPGTTPGSDARLPLADQLFDDREHFANAMQRFPDCSPIVTFLRHRNQDLPVERVLEHLQAGAKKHSQGQREIVAVLYYLQAMIWECQKRWENIHKGVTNYKALLYLIRQLRNYSTPVSLVTFNYDTMLEDALATVETTIESMSDYVHSSDYKVFKIHGSINWGRVLGDVPPLREIHTLQDNQIPAEVIRLAPQIIVGRLITDQFTNQHQLTVRKYSGKALFPAIAIPVENKLDFECPPEHIETLKKCLPQTRKLLVIGWRATDAPFVELLSKNLPDHILVQTVCGSEIEGKKVGERLRDAGINHGGIFTAYNHGFSSFVCTAEARKFLGMGIE